The following is a genomic window from Bacteroidia bacterium.
TGGAATAATATAGATTCCGCAGACGTTGTTGCCCTTGACACTTTTGACCTGGTAATTATTTCCAAAGCGACTACCAGTGGTAATTTTGGCGATACGCCTGCAGAAGTAGCGAACTGGATGAGTATCACTACGCCCGTCATCATCATGAACGACTTTGTGGCAAGGAGCAACCGGCTGAAGCTCTTTAACACGACAACTACCACGGCAAACGGAGGGTTAAAACTGGATGTTGTTTTGCCGACGCATCCGTTGTTTACCAATATGACATTGGTCGGAGACAGCACCAATGAAATCAGTATTGATCCCCTCGAAACGATCGTCGCTACTGATGCTGGAAACGGAACGGTCATTGCTACCGACGCCCTGACAGGAAATGTAGCCATTGCCGAATGGGCACCACTCACAGAATTTTATGCAGGAGCCGTTGATTCTGCCAATGGCGCCCGAATGTATTTTGCTACTGATTATGGCTATAAATTGACCCCCGACGGCGACCAGCTGTTTCTGGATGCTGTTCAATATATGATTACCGGATCTGTGCAGGGACCACCCCAGTCGCCGGAACGGCTGATATGGGTAACCGAAAACCTGGCTGCTGACGCCCTATATATATCAGAGATTGAAGCACAAGGTTTTGAAGTGATTCCAGCGGATCTACAGGCAAGCATTGTCAATGCAGACCCTACCGGTATTATGGATTCATTGGCAGCAGCCGATTTGGTGATTTTTTCAAGAAATACCAATAGTGCAAACTATTCCAACAAGGCATTTTGGAACAATGTACCGACCCCTATTCTTACGTTGAGCGCCTTTGTCGCACGAAACAACAGATGGGGATTTAGTTCGGATCCTTCCACCAATATCTCTGCTGATGGCAAAGACATTAAAATTGTCGCTGATACCAGCTCCGCTTTATTTGAATATATCACCATAACTGACAGCATACTGACCGTTCTCACATCAGGAGCCCTGGAGTTTGCCGTTTTTACTGACACTATCGGTGCAGGCAACGGAGTCCTGTATGCCCGCTCAACCTCTCTAAACCGGGTAGCGATCGCAGAATGGCCTGCCAACACCCCTTTCTATGAAGGTAGCCAGGATTCTGCTGCCGATATTAGATTGCTATTGCCTCTTACCGGTTCAAATGTCCTGACACTGGATGGCAAACAGCTCCTTATGAATGCGATCAACCTGCTTTTGGGGCTTCCGGCTTCTCCGGTGTTGCTTACGCAGAACTACGCGCCTTATGACCTCGCCCTGAGCAATGATACTATTGCAGAAAATAAAGCTGCAGGAACCTTTATTGCAACTATCGAGGTGTCGGATCTTAACGAAGCTGACTTCCACACCTATGTTTTAGGAGGAGTTGATTCAGCCAGCTTTTTGATCAGCCAGGATAGCCTGTTTGCCGCTATATCATTCGACTTTGAAACCAAATCTGCTTTCAATTTTTCCATTACGGCAACCGATTCTGCAGGAGAAAGCTATACCAAAGATTTTACCGTTACCATCACCAATGATACAACGGATGATGTCACTTCGATCGAAGCTTTTATCTTTTCTGATATCAGGGTTTTCCCCAATCCATTCACAAATGTGATTGAGATAGAAGGTGTGCAAGTCAATCATTTTTCGGTTGAACTGGCTGATCTCACCGGTCGGGTTATTTACCAAACGACCCAGAATAAAAGCACACCTACCCTGCAAATAAACCTGCCAGCGCTACCCGGTGGCATATATCTTCTAAAACTATCCTCAGAATCCGGGACCAGAACCCTAAAGCTAATTAGGGAGTAAGCGAATCCGCAGTCCGGAAGAGCCCGAAAGCTCTTTCCGGGCTGCCTATCGCTCAAAATGCACCCGATTCGAAAACAAAATCAAAAACCGTATACATTCAATATGAAAAATATTATTGAAATTCTACTTGCCTTTTGCCTGGTATTCATAGGGGCCTGCAAAGGAGAAAAAGTAATTTTGGTAAATGGTGATGAAGACAAGGATGAAGCTGCTGACAGCACAAGCATAGGCATTCCTATTAGCCCGATGTTGGTCGGGACCAACGTCTGGTATATTGACCCCAGCGATTTGGTATGGAATTTAACGGCGCAATGTGGCGTATCGTCTATCCGTATCGGGGGAAATTCCTACAATCAGAATATGCCTTCCAAAAGCAAATTACTTAATTGGGTGACCCGCATACAGGCAATGGGAGCAGAACCCATCATGCAGGTTTCACAGGTTGCTTCAGCTGCGGATGCGGCAGAACTGGTCCGCTATTTCAATATTGAGTTGGCCAGCGGCAAACCCATCAAGTACTGGAATATCGGCAATGAGCCCTGGCTCTTTTTTAATCGCCCCAATACGGCCACTGTCGCCGCAATGGTAGAACCCTACTTCAAGGAACGAGCCGCAGCGATGAAACTCGTGGATCCTGAAATAAAAATATATGGGCCCGATTTTGCCTACTATATAGAGGATGCCATTGACCAATTGTTTGGAGGAACGCATAACATTGCAGGCAAAGTTCCGGGAAAAGACTATTACTATTGCGATGGAATATCCTGGCACAACTATCCGCAGGATGGCAGTATGGATTTGGCGTATGCAGGGATTGATCACTTCGAGCAGGCCATTATCAAGTGCAAAAAAAAGGTAGATGATGTAAATAATCGATTGGCCCGTACCGGTGACGATGCATTGGGCTGGGGCATCGGTGAGTTTAATGCAAAAGATGGCGCACGGGTTCACACCTGGAAAAACGGACAAATGTTTGGCGGAATTTTAAACCTATGCATGAAATATGGAGCTACTTATGCAACTACCTGGAGTATGTTCGAAAACGGAGGTAGCAGAACCGGTACGGATTTTAGCTTCATCGATGGGGCAAATATGACCCCGAGGGCATCTTACCGCCATATGCAGATGGTCGCGCAGAACTTTAGCGGTGCGTATCTCAACGGAAAGTCCTCTATGAGCAATATTATTACCTTCGGCTCAGTAGATGGGAATAAGTATTCGGTCATGATCATGAACCGGCTGTCCAGTGCAATTTCCTACAACCTGCTTCTGAATTACGATAATACGCCCTCTGGAAACGGCACAATCAGTCTTAATATTGATGCAGACAGCGATCTGAGTATCAGCCATACCTTAGCAGCACAGGCTACTCAAACGCTCGTTTTTGAAAATGGCAAAATCACCAGCACGGTGTATACTGAAAACGACTTTGATAATGAGCGCCCTCCTACAATCACAGAATTATAGGAGGAGGGTTTTGTAAAGTTTGAATTTACGGTCAAGGGTTTCCCGGTTTCTCTTCCGATAGAAAGCGGAGGGGTTTACCCGGACGCTACCCGTAAATTCAAACTTTATGAAGCACTGTACGCTCAGCTTCGTTATGGCGGTATCCCTTATAATCACTATAAGCGCATCATCTTCATTTGAATAGCGTAGGAATCCGATGAACTGGAGGTGGACAAACGATAAAAATAAATGCCAGAAGCGACCGAAACTCCGAGATCATCCTCTCCATTCCAATACACAGAAAATTCTCCCGGACGCTGATATTGCGATACGAGGGTGCGAATTTTTTGCCCGAAAATATTGTAAACAGACACATGGATATTACCTGGTTCAAACAGGGTATAGCTGATATTTGTCCGGGAATGAAAGGGATTGGGGTAATTCTGAAACAAGGCTATTTTCCCTGCCGTATTTTCTTCCAGTGTTTTAATGCCGGTAGAATAATCAGTTTCAAACGCACCGAGATCAGGCGCCGTGCCGGAATAGGGAAATCCGATATCGACACCGGCATCTATAACTGCACTCCCCTGCGCCGGTCGCAGAAAATCGATGTCAGGCAAACTGCCGTCAGGGTTTCGCGGTGATGTCAGCAGGTTATGATCTACACTGATAAAGTCAGTATCGGTGAGTGTGATGGGCAAACCAAACGAATTGTTCGCCAACGTATTTAAAGCGGTATCGAGATAGGCCGTATGTGTTCCAAACCCGAATGGCTTATAGCTCAGGTTGTTTTTGAGCACATGATCATATCCATCCACCCATATATTATCAATCTCTGGGCTCTCGC
Proteins encoded in this region:
- a CDS encoding T9SS type A sorting domain-containing protein — encoded protein: MKIKLLLLTFMSLVIFLSSTQAQTSSIAFCSQELGGGADDSFVTLLQNAGYNVHAVDDYWNNIDSADVVALDTFDLVIISKATTSGNFGDTPAEVANWMSITTPVIIMNDFVARSNRLKLFNTTTTTANGGLKLDVVLPTHPLFTNMTLVGDSTNEISIDPLETIVATDAGNGTVIATDALTGNVAIAEWAPLTEFYAGAVDSANGARMYFATDYGYKLTPDGDQLFLDAVQYMITGSVQGPPQSPERLIWVTENLAADALYISEIEAQGFEVIPADLQASIVNADPTGIMDSLAAADLVIFSRNTNSANYSNKAFWNNVPTPILTLSAFVARNNRWGFSSDPSTNISADGKDIKIVADTSSALFEYITITDSILTVLTSGALEFAVFTDTIGAGNGVLYARSTSLNRVAIAEWPANTPFYEGSQDSAADIRLLLPLTGSNVLTLDGKQLLMNAINLLLGLPASPVLLTQNYAPYDLALSNDTIAENKAAGTFIATIEVSDLNEADFHTYVLGGVDSASFLISQDSLFAAISFDFETKSAFNFSITATDSAGESYTKDFTVTITNDTTDDVTSIEAFIFSDIRVFPNPFTNVIEIEGVQVNHFSVELADLTGRVIYQTTQNKSTPTLQINLPALPGGIYLLKLSSESGTRTLKLIRE